CGTCTGCGAGCCCTTGATCGAGCGCTACACCCTGCCCGAGATGGGCGCGATCTGGACCGACCGTGCCAAGTATCAGAGTTGGCTCGATGTGGAGGTCGCCGCCTGTGAAGCCAACTGCTCATTAGGGCGCGTCCCTGAGCCAGCCATGGAGGACATCCGCAACAAGGCGGCCTTCGAACCGGAGCGGATCCTCGAGATCGAAGCCGAGGTGCGTCACGACGTGATCGCGTTCCTGACCAACGTGAATGAGCATGTCGGGGATGCTGGGCGCTACATCCACGTGGGCATGACCAGCAGTGACGTGCTGGATACCGGCCTGGCGCTTCAGCTCAAAGCTTCCGTATCACTTTTGAGACAGGAACTGATGGCCCTGGATATGGCCATCGCAGCCCTGGCGAAGGCGCACAAGGGCACCGTGATGATCGGCCGCTCCCACGCCATCCATGGCGAACCGATCACCTTCGGCTTCAAGCTCGCAGGCTGGCTGGCAGAAACCCGTCGCAACGCTGAGCGTCTCGAACGCCTCGAACGCGATGTGGCCGTGGGCCAGGTCAGTGGCGCCATGGGCACCTACGCCAACACCGACCCGGAGGTGGAGCGACTGACCTGTGAACGTCTCGGCCTGATCCCTGACACGGCGAGCACACAGGTGATCTCACGCGATCGTCATGCGGATTACATCCAGACCCTCGCTCTGGTGGGAGCAAGCCTCGACCGGTTTGCGACCGAGATCCGCAATCTTCAGCGCACCGATGTACTGGAGGTGGAGGAAAGCTTCGCCAAGGGCCAGAAAGGCAGTTCAGCCATGCCCCACAAACGCAATCCGATCCGCAGTGAACGCATCAGTGGTCTGGCCAGGGTGCTGCGCAGTTATGTCGTCGCTGCCCTTGAAAATGTGGCTCTCTGGCATGAACGGGACATCAGCCATAGCTCCACTGAACGGATGATGCTTCCGGACTGTTCGGTCACGCTGCATTTCATGCTCCGGGAGATGACAGCTGTGGTGGCCGGTCTTGGCGTGTACCCAGACAACATGCGCCGAAACATGAATGTTTACGGGGGTGTGGTATTCAGCCAGCGGGTTCTACTCGGCCTCGTCGATGCCGGGATGAGCCGGGAAGACGCCTACCGAGTGGTGCAGCGGAACGCACACAGCGCCTGGAACACCGAGGGGGGCAATTTCCACGCCAACCTCGCCGGCGACCCTGAGGTCACCGCAAAACTCAGCAGCCAACAGCTGGAGGAGTGCTTCAGTACGGAGCTCCATCAAGCCAACCTGGGCGTGATCTGGGACCGGCTGAAGCTCTGATGAGTTGACGGCGTCATGTTCTGGACCCCCTACGCAGACTGGATCTATGTGGTGGTGAGCGTCAGCGGGATGCTGCTGATCATTGCCCTTGTGCTGAGGCCCAATTCGAACTCATGACCAACGCGACCCGCACGGAACACGACAGCATGGGCACGGTGCATGTGCCTGTTGAGGCGTTATGGGGCGCTCAGACCCAGCGCTCCCTGCAGAATTTCGCCATCGCCGAGGATCGGATCCCAACCCCACTGATTCATGCGCTCGCTCGCATCAAGCAGGCAGCGGCGATCGTGAATGCGCGACACGGTGTGATCAGCAACGAGCAGCGCGACTTGATTGTTGAAGCCGCCGCTGCAGTCGCCGAAGGAAGCCACGACGATCAATTCCCTCTGAGGGTCTGGCAAACCGGCAGCGGCACGCAGACCAACATGAACCTCAACGAGGTGATCAGCAATCTGGCATCGCTGCGTGCTGGGGAAGCTCTCGGCAGCCATCGACCCATCCATCCGAATGATCACGTCAACCGGTCCCAGTCCACGAACGATGCCTTCCCGGCCGCCATCCATGTGGCGGCCGCGGAAGCGATCAGCCGCCGCCTTCAACCGGAACTGCAACAACTGAAAGAGGCCTTTGGCGTCAAATCGAACGACTGGGCATCCATCGTGAAGATCGGCCGCACCCACCTTCAGGATGCGGTCCCGCTCACCCTCGGCCAGGAAGCATCAGCCTGGAGAGATCAGATCGGAACCGCAGCGCGACGCATCGACACCAGCCTGGAGGAAATCCTGCCTCTGCCCTTGGGAGGCACAGCGGTGGGAACGGGGCTCAACGCCCCGAAGGGCTTTTCAGTCGAGGCGGCAGCCGAGCTCAAGCGGCTTACAGGCCTGCCCTTCACCACAGCCCCCAACAAGTTCGCCGTGATGGCCAGCCACGACGGACTCGTCAACACCATGGGACAGCTCAGGCTTCTGGCAGTGAGCCTGCTCAAAATCGCCAATGACATCCGCCTGCTGGCCTGCGGACCTCGAGCCGGTCTCGCCGAACTGCATCTTCCGGAAAATGAGCCCGGCAGTTCGATCATGCCGGGCAAGGTGAATCCCACCCAGTGCGAGGCGATGGCCATGGTCTGCACCCAGGTGATCGGGCTGGATGCTGCGGTGGCGATGGCCGGTGCCGGTGGCCATCTGCAGATGAATGTGTACAAACCGCTGATCGGCTTCAACCTGCTGCAGGCCATCACCCTGCTCACGGATGCCTGCCACTGTTTTCGGGTGGCCATGGTTGAGGGGATCGAACCCAACCGCGCCCGCATTCAAAGGGATGTGGAGCAGTCCCTGATGCTTGTCACCCCACTCACCCCGGTGATTGGGTACGACAAAGCAAGCGCGATTGCGAAATACGCGCACGAACAGGGAATAGACCTGAGAAGCGCCGCTCTGGACCTGGGTTACGTCAGCGCTGAGGTGTTCGATCGCGTCGTCGACCCAGCCTCCATGGCCGCTGAACAGGGCTAGGAGCCATTTGCTGAAAGGTTAGGCAGCCCTCTCGGTCGCTGGATTCAACGGCTCTG
The sequence above is a segment of the Synechococcus sp. PROS-7-1 genome. Coding sequences within it:
- the purB gene encoding adenylosuccinate lyase, with the protein product MIERYTLPEMGAIWTDRAKYQSWLDVEVAACEANCSLGRVPEPAMEDIRNKAAFEPERILEIEAEVRHDVIAFLTNVNEHVGDAGRYIHVGMTSSDVLDTGLALQLKASVSLLRQELMALDMAIAALAKAHKGTVMIGRSHAIHGEPITFGFKLAGWLAETRRNAERLERLERDVAVGQVSGAMGTYANTDPEVERLTCERLGLIPDTASTQVISRDRHADYIQTLALVGASLDRFATEIRNLQRTDVLEVEESFAKGQKGSSAMPHKRNPIRSERISGLARVLRSYVVAALENVALWHERDISHSSTERMMLPDCSVTLHFMLREMTAVVAGLGVYPDNMRRNMNVYGGVVFSQRVLLGLVDAGMSREDAYRVVQRNAHSAWNTEGGNFHANLAGDPEVTAKLSSQQLEECFSTELHQANLGVIWDRLKL
- a CDS encoding adenylosuccinate lyase → MFWTPYADWIYVVVSVSGMLLIIALVLRPNSNS
- the fumC gene encoding class II fumarate hydratase, with amino-acid sequence MTNATRTEHDSMGTVHVPVEALWGAQTQRSLQNFAIAEDRIPTPLIHALARIKQAAAIVNARHGVISNEQRDLIVEAAAAVAEGSHDDQFPLRVWQTGSGTQTNMNLNEVISNLASLRAGEALGSHRPIHPNDHVNRSQSTNDAFPAAIHVAAAEAISRRLQPELQQLKEAFGVKSNDWASIVKIGRTHLQDAVPLTLGQEASAWRDQIGTAARRIDTSLEEILPLPLGGTAVGTGLNAPKGFSVEAAAELKRLTGLPFTTAPNKFAVMASHDGLVNTMGQLRLLAVSLLKIANDIRLLACGPRAGLAELHLPENEPGSSIMPGKVNPTQCEAMAMVCTQVIGLDAAVAMAGAGGHLQMNVYKPLIGFNLLQAITLLTDACHCFRVAMVEGIEPNRARIQRDVEQSLMLVTPLTPVIGYDKASAIAKYAHEQGIDLRSAALDLGYVSAEVFDRVVDPASMAAEQG